One part of the Anopheles merus strain MAF chromosome 3L, AmerM5.1, whole genome shotgun sequence genome encodes these proteins:
- the LOC121598658 gene encoding spectrin beta chain isoform X2 encodes MTTDISVVRWDPSQGPGNEFIEDIEYDGGNSSSRLFERSRIKALAEERESVQKKTFTKWVNSHLVRVNSPIKDLYVDMRDGKNLIKLLEVLSGERLPRPTKGKMRIHCLENVDKALQFLREQRVHLENIGSHDIVDGNASLNLGLIWTIILRFQIQDITIEETDNKETKSAKDALLLWCQMKTAGYHNVNVRNFTTSWRDGLAFNAIIHKHRPDLIQFDKLSKTNPIQNLNNAFNVAEEKLGLTKLLDAEDIFVDHPDEKSIITYVVTYYHYFSKLKQETVQGKRIGKVVGIAMDNDRMINEYESLTSELLKWIEVTIVQLGDRHFVNSLVGVQQQLAQFSNYRTVEKPPKFVEKGNLEVLLFTLQSKMRANNQKPYTPKEGKMISDINKAWERLEKAEHERELALREELIRQEKLEQLAARFNRKATMRETWLSENQRLVSTDNFGFDLAAVEAAAKKHEAIETDIFAYEERVQAVVAVCNELEAEKYHDIERIAARKDNVLRLWNYLIELLRARRMRLEFSIQLQQNFQEMIYILDSMEEIKQRLLTDDYGKHLMGVEDLLQKHSLVEADINVLGDRVKQVVQNSQKFLVDEEDNYKPCDPSIIVDRVQRLEDAYAELCKLAVERRSRLEENRKLWQFYWDMADEENWIKEKEQIVSADEIGHDLTTVNLLLSKHKALESEIQSHEPQLMAVSEVGDELVRRGHFGADRIDERLKEILAMWSNLRELTEYRRKRLEDAVDYFQLFADADDIDNWMLDALRLVSSEDVGRDEANVQSLLKKHKDVADELKNYAETIEQLHAQAKRLTLNEPEQERVNERLAAIDNRYRELMELAKLRKQRLLDALSLYKLISESDGVEQWIGEKERMLQTMVPGKDIEDVEIMKHRYDGFDKEMNANASRVAVVNQLARQLLHVEHPNSPEIIERQNHLNNSWSKLREQAESKRDDLKSAHGVQTFYIECRETVSWIEDKKRILTETDSLQMDLTGVMTLQRRLSGMERDLAAIQAKLTALENEADAIEGDHPEEAALIRERVATIQTIWEQLTQMLKERDSKLEEAGDLHRFLRDLDHFQAWLTKTQTDVASEDTPTSLPEAEKLLNQHQSIREEIDNYTEDYKKMMDYGEGLTSEPTQTEDPQYMFLRERLKALKDGWEELHQMWENRQVLLSQGLDQQLFNRDARQAEVLLSQQEHVLSKDDTPVNLEQAENQLKRHEAFLTTMEANDEKFNTIVQVAGQMTSKDHFDADKITKRAESIAHRRDDNRNRALELHEKLKNQVKLHEFLQDIEELTEWVQEKYITAQDDTYRSAKTVHSKWTRHQAFEAEIAANKERLHEAKKAAQELMVEKPEFKEIIEPKLTDLSKNFDELETSTKEKGALLFDAKREVIVQQSVDDIDSWMDDLEKQIINTDTGNDLTSVNILMQKQQIIQTQMAVKARQVEELDKQTEVLTKTAPSDVLEPIVEKKTAVNARFEKIKAPLLERQRQLEKKKEAFQFRRDVEDEKLWIDEKMPLAESTEYGNSLFNVHVLKKKHQSLNTEIDNHEPRIMTICNNGQKLIDEGHEDAGSYADLISQLTQKWQELKDAVENRHRQLDQSEKVQQYFFDAAEAESWMSEQELYMMVEDRGKDETSAQNLMKKHESLEQSVEDYADTIRQLGETARQLTTEQHAYSDQVSVKQSQLDKLYAGLKDLAGERRARLDEALQLFMLSREVDDLEQWITDREVVAGSHELGQDYDHITLLWERFNEFAQDTATVGSERVAKANGIADDLIHAGHSDSATIAEWKDGLNESWQDLLELIETRKAMLAASRELHKFFHDCKDVLGRINEKQHGVSEELGRDAGVVSALQRKHQNFIQDLMTLHSQVQQIQEESAKLQAAYAGEKAREITNREHEVLNAWAHLQSMCEERRGKLADTGDLFKFFNMVRTLMLWMEDVVRQMNTSEKPRDVSGVELLMNNHQSLKAEIDTREDNFSACLALGKELLSRNHYASADIKDRLLQLTNSRNALLHRWEERWENLQLILEVYQFARDAAVAEAWLIAQEPYLMSTELGHTIDEVENLIKKHEAFEKSAAAQEERFSALERLTTFELKEMKRRQDAAEEAERQRLEAEAAAARAAAEAEAEAIRQQEAAAARDAADAPGSPHSTREQESVTMRATSPVEKERPISQTVHVRKPRTLFGSFRSASLEQSTSIFKSTYSSSSGSTGAVPKRSSFAGETLVSRRHSGVPKERSSSSASASAGVKVSRRSRSKSPFRSFRWKRTASKADDGAASDDEGGADEGAQEGILTRKHEWESTTKKASNRSWDKVYCVARTGRLTFFKDQRSAKSVPEQTFRGEPPLELKGAQIEIASDYTKKKHVFRIKLSNGGEFLLQCHDDAEMQQWVTALKAQCELDASGEGRSLTLPASSQKDEQKRRSFFTLKKN; translated from the exons CGGGTGAACAGTCCGATCAAAGACCTGTACGTCGACATGCGCGACGGCAAGAACTTGATCAAGCTGCTCGAGGTGCTGTCCGGCGAGCGGTTGCCACGGCCAACGAAGGGCAAGATGCGCATCCACTGTCTCGAGAACGTGGACAAAGCGCTACAGTTTCTGCGCGAGCAGCGCGTCCATCTGGAGAACATCGGCTCGCACGATATCGTCGATGGCAATGCGAGCCTGAACCTTGGCTTGATCTGGACAATCATTCTGCGCTTCCAG ATTCAAGATATTACTATAGAGGAGACGGACAACAAAGAGACCAAATCCGCCAAGgatgcgctgctgctgtggtgccAGATGAAGACCGCCGGCTATCACAACGTGAACGTGCGCAACTTCACCACCTCGTGGCGGGACGGGCTGGCGTTTAACGCGATCATACACAAGCACCGGCCGGATCTGATACAGTTCGACAAGCTGTCGAAGACGAACCCGATCCAGAACCTGAACAACGCGTTCAACGTGGCGGAGGAGAAGCTCGGCCTAACGAAGCTGCTCGACGCGGAGGACATCTTCGTCGACCATCCGGACGAGAAGTCGATCATTACGTACGTGGTCACGTACTACCACTACTTCAGCAAGCTGAAGCAGGAAACGGTACAGGGCAAGCGTATCGGCAAGGTGGTCGGCATCGCGATGGACAACGATCGCATGATCAACGAGTACGAGTCGCTCACGAGCGAGCTGCTGAAGTGGATCGAGGTGACGATCGTGCAGCTGGGCGACCGGCACTTTGTCAACTCGCTCGTcggcgtgcagcagcagctggcccAGTTCTCCAACTACCGCACGGTCGAGAAGCCGCCGAAGTTTGTCGAGAAGGGCAACCTGGAGGTGCTGCTGTTTACGCTGCAGTCGAAGATGAGAGCAAACAATCAAAAGCCGTACACGCCCAAGGAGGGCAAGATGATTTCCGACATCAACAAGGCGTGGGAGCGGCTGGAGAAGGCGGAGCACGAGCGCGAGCTGGCCCTGCGCGAGGAGCTGATCCGGCAGGAGAAGCTGGAGCAGCTGGCGGCCCGGTTCAACCGCAAGGCGACGATGCGCGAAACGTGGCTGTCGGAGAACCAGCGCCTGGTCAGCACGGACAACTTCGGGTTCGATCTGGCCGCGGTCGAGGCGGCCGCCAAGAAGCACGAAGCGATCGAGACGGACATCTTCGCGTACGAGGAGCGGGTGCAGGCGGTGGTGGCCGTGTGCAACGAGCTGGAGGCGGAGAAGTACCACGACATTGAGCGCATCGCCGCCCGCAAGGACAATGTGCTGCGCCTGTGGAACTATCTGATCGAGCTGCTGCGGGCGCGCCGCATGCGCCTCGAGTTCTCGATCCAGCTGCAGCAGAACTTCCAGGAGATGATCTACATCCTCGACTCGATGGAGGAGATCAAGCAGCGGCTGCTGACGGACGACTACGGCAAGCATCTGATGGGCGTGGAGGATCTGCTCCAGAAGCATTCGCTCGTCGAGGCGGACATCAACGTGCTGGGCGATCGGGTCAAGCAGGTGGTGCAGAACTCGCAAAAGTTCCTGGTGGACGAGGAGGACAACTACAAACCGTGCGACCCGTCGATCATCGTCGACCGCGTCCAGCGCCTGGAGGATGCGTACGCCGAGCTGTGCAAGCTGGCGGTGGAGCGTCGCTCGCGGCTGGAGGAGAACCGCAAGCTGTGGCAGTTCTACTGGGACATGGCGGACGAGGAGAACTGGATCAAGGAGAAGGAGCAGATCGTGTCGGCGGACGAGATTGGGCACGATCTGACGACGGTGAACTTGTTGCTGTCCAAGCACAAGGCGCTCGAGTCGGAGATTCAGTCGCACGAGCCGCAGCTGATGGCGGTTAGCGAGGTGGGCGATGAGCTGGTGCGCCGCGGTCACTTCGGGGCGGACCGTATCGACGAGCGGCTGAAGGAGATACTGGCGATGTGGAGCAATCTGCGCGAGCTGACGGAGTACCGGCGCAAGCGGCTGGAGGATGCCGTCGACTACTTCCAGCTGTTTGCCGACGCGGACGACATTGACAACTGGATGTTGGACGCGCTGCGGCTGGTGTCGTCCGAGGATGTCGGTCGGGACGAGGCGAACGTGCAGAGCCTGTTGAAGAAGCACAAGGACGTGGCGGACGAGCTGAAGAACTACGCCGAAACGATCGAGCAGCTGCACGCGCAGGCCAAGCGGCTGACGCTGAACGAGCCGGAACAGGAGAGGGTGAACGAGCGGCTGGCAGCGATCGACAACCGCTACCGCGAGCTGATGGAGCTGGCGAAGCTGCGCAAGCAGCGCCTGCTGGACGCGCTCAGCCTGTACAAGCTCATCTCCGAGAGCGACGGCGTGGAGCAGTGGATCGGCGAGAAGGAGCGCATGCTGCAGACGATGGTCCCGGGCAAGGACATCGAGGACGTGGAGATCATGAAGCATCGCTACGACGGGTTCGACAAGGAGATGAACGCAAATGCGTCGCGCGTCGCCGTCGTGAACCAGCTCGCCCGCCAGCTGCTGCACGTGGAGCATCCGAACTCGCCCGAAATCATCGAGCGCCAGAACCATCTGAACAACTCGTGGTCGAAGCTGCGCGAGCAAGCCGAAAGCAAGCGGGACGATCTGAAGTCGGCCCACGGTGTGCAGACGTTCTACATCGAGTGTCGCGAAACGGTCTCGTGGATCGAGGACAAGAAGCGCATCCTCACCGAGACGGACAGCCTGCAGATGGATCTGACCGGCGTGATGACGCTCCAGCGCCGCCTGAGCGGAATGGAGCGCGATCTGGCCGCCATCCAGGCGAAGCTGACCGCGCTCGAGAACGAGGCGGACGCGATCGAGGGCGACCATCCGGAGGAGGCGGCCCTGATCCGCGAGCGCGTCGCCACGATCCAGACGATCTGGGAGCAGCTGACGCAGATGCTGAAGGAGCGCGACTCGAAGCTGGAGGAGGCGGGCGATCTGCACCGCTTCCTGCGCGATCTCGACCACTTCCAGGCGTGGCTGACCAAGACGCAGACCGATGTGGCGTCGGAGGATACGCCCACCTCGCTGCCGGAGGCGGAGAAGCTGCTCAATCAGCACCAGAGCATCCGGGAGGAGATCGACAACTATACCGAGGACTACAAGAAGATGATGGACTACGGCGAGGGTCTGACCTCCGAGCCGACGCAGACCGAGGACCCGCAGTACATGTTCCTGCGCGAGCGCCTGAAGGCCCTGAAGGACGGCTGGGAGGAGCTGCACCAGATGTGGGAGAACAGGCAGGTGCTGCTGTCGCAGGGTTTGGACCAGCAGCTGTTCAACCGCGACGCGCGCCAGGCCGAGGTGCTGCTGAGCCAGCAAGAGCACGTGCTTAGCAAGGACGACACGCCGGTTAACCTGGAGCAGGCCGAGAACCAGCTGAAGCGCCACGAAGCGTTCCTCACCACGATGGAGGCGAACGATGAGAAGTTCAACACGATCGTGCAGGTCGCCGGACAGATGACGAGCAAGGATCACTTCGATGCGGACAAGATTACGAAGCGCGCGGAGAGCATCGCGCACCGCCGTGACGATAACCGCAACCGTGCGCTGGAGCTGCACGAGAAGCTGAAGAACCAGGTGAAGCTGCACGAGTTCCTGCAGGACATCGAGGAGCTGACCGAGTGGGTGCAGGAGAAGTACATCACGGCGCAGGACGACACGTACCGCAGCGCCAAGACTGTGCACTCGAAGTGGACGCGTCATCAGGCGTTCGAGGCGGAAATTGCCGCGAACAAGGAGCGCCTGCACGAGGCGAAGAAGGCCGCCCAGGAGCTGATGGTGGAGAAGCCCGAGTTCAAGGAGATCATTGAGCCGAAGCTGACGGATCTGTCCAAGAACTTTGACGAGCTGGAGACGAGCACCAAGGAGAAGGGTGCGCTGCTGTTCGACGCCAAGCGCGAGGTGATTGTGCAGCAGAGCGTGGACGACATCGACTCGTGGATGGACGATCTCGAGAAGCAGATCATCAACACGGACACGGGCAACGATCTGACCTCGGTGAACATCTTGATGCAGAAACAGCAGATCATCCAGACGCAGATGGCGGTCAAGGCGCGCCAGGTCGAGGAGCTCGACAAGCAGACGGAGGTGCTGACCAAGACGGCCCCGTCCGACGTCCTCGAGCCGATCGTCGAGAAGAAGACGGCGGTGAATGCGCGCTTCGAAAAGATCAAGGCACCGCTGCTGGAGCGCCAGCGCCAgctggagaagaagaaggaagcgtTCCAGTTCCGGCGCGACGTCGAGGACGAGAAGCTGTGGATCGACGAGAAGATGCCGCTGGCCGAGTCGACCGAGTACGGCAACTCGCTGTTCAACGTGCACGTGCTGAAGAAGAAGCACCAGTCGCTCAACACCGAGATCGACAACCACGAGCCGCGCATCATGACGATCTGCAACAATGGGCAGAAGCTGATCGACGAGGGGCACGAGGATGCGGGCTCGTACGCGGATCTGATCAGCCAGCTGACGCAGAAGTGGCAGGAGCTGAAGGATGCGGTCGAGAACCGGCACCGCCAGCTCGACCAGTCCGAGAAGGTGCAGCAGTACTTCTTCGACGCGGCCGAGGCTGAGTCGTGGATGAGCGAGCAGGAGCTGTACATGATGGTGGAGGACCGCGGCAAGGACGAAACGTCCGCCCAGAATCTGATGAAGAAGCACGAAAGTCTGGAGCAGTCGGTGGAGGACTATGCGGACACGATCCGTCAGCTGGGTGAGACCGCCCGTCAGCTTACGACCGAGCAGCACGCGTACAGCGACCAGGTGTCGGTGAAGCAGTCCCAGCTCGACAAGCTGTACGCCGGACTGAAGGATCTGGCCGGAGAGCGCCGGGCCCGCTTGGACGAGGCGCTGCAGCTGTTCATGCTGAGCCGCGAGGTGGACGATCTGGAGCAGTGGATTACCGATCGCGAGGTGGTGGCCGGTTCGCACGAGCTGGGCCAGGATTACGACCACATTACGCTGCTGTGGGAACGGTTCAACGAGTTCGCGCAGGATACGGCCACCGTTGGCAGCGAGCGGGTGGCGAAGGCGAACGGCATTGCGGACGATCTGATCCATGCTGGGCACTCGGACAGCGCCACCATCGCGGAGTGGAAGGACGGGCTGAACGAGTCGTGGCAGGATCTGCTCGAGCTGATCGAAACGCGCAAGGCGATGCTAGCCGCTTCGCGCGAACTGCACAAGTTCTTCCACGACTGCAAGGACGTGCTGGGCCGCATCAACGAGAAGCAGCACGGCGTGTCGGAGGAGCTCGGCCGCGACGCCGGTGTCGTGTCGGCGCTGCAGCGCAAGCACCAGAACTTCATCCAGGACCTGATGACGCTCCACTCGCAGGTGCAGCAGATCCAGGAGGAGTCGGCCAAACTGCAGGCGGCGTACGCGGGCGAGAAGGCGCGCGAAATTACGAACCGCGAGCACGAGGTGCTGAACGCCTGGGCCCACCTGCAGTCGATGTGCGAGGAGCGCCGGGGCAAGCTGGCCGATACGGGCGATCTGTTCAAGTTCTTCAACATGGTGCGCACGCTGATGCTGTGGATGGAGGACGTGGTGCGGCAGATGAACACGTCCGAGAAGCCGCGCGACGTGTCGGGCGTCGAGCTGCTGATGAACAACCACCAGAGCCTGAAGGCGGAGATCGATACGCGTGAGGACAACTTTAGCGCGTGCCTGGCGCTCGGCAAGGAGCTGCTGTCGCGCAACCACTACGCGTCGGCGGATATTAAGGATCGATTGCTGCAGCTTACCAACAGCCGGAATGCGCTGCTCCATCGGTGGGAGGAACGTTGGGAGAACCTGCAGCTGA TCCTGGAGGTGTATCAGTTCGCTCGGGATGCTGCCGTCGCCGAGGCATGGCTTATCGCACAGGAACCGTACCTGATGTCGACCGAGCTGGGCCACACGATCGACGAGGTGGAGAATTTGATCAAGAAGCACGAAGCCTTCGAGAAGTCTGCCGCCGCCCAAGAGGAACGCTTTAGCGCATTGGAGCGATTGACAACG TTTGAGCTCAAAGAAATGAAGCGTCGCCAGGATGCGGCCGAGGAAGCGGAACGCCAGCGGCTCGAAGCGGAAGCGGCGGCAGCACGTGCGGCGGCCGAGGCAGAGGCCGAAGCCATCCGGCAGCAGGAAGCAGCCGCAGCCCGTGACGCAGCCGATGCACCCGGATCGCCACATTCCACCCGAGAGCAGGAGTCAG TCACTATGCGTGCCACTTCACCAGTAGAAAAAGAAAGACCCATTTCCCAGACAG TGCATGTGCGAAAACCCCGAACACTGTTCGGTTCGTTTCGAAGTGCGTCACTTGAGCAAAGCACTTCCATTTTCAAATCCACCTACTCGTCCTCCTCCGGATCCACCGGAGCAGTGCCGAAGCGATCCTCTT TCGCCGGAGAAACGCTCGTGTCGCGGCGGCATTCTGGCGTACCGAAGGAGCGATCCAGCAGCTCGGCCAGTGCATCGGCCGGCGTCAAGGTCAGTCGACGGTCTCGCTCCAAGAGTCCGTTCCGCAGCTTCCGGTGGAAACGCACCGCTTCGAAGGCGGACGACGGGGCAGCCTCCGATGACGAAG GTGGCGCAGACGAAGGTGCACAGGAAGGCATCCTTACCCGCAAGCACGAATGGGAATCCACTACCAAGAAAGCTTCGAACCGTTCCTGGGATAAG GTGTACTGCGTTGCCCGCACCGGCCGGTTAACGTTCTTCAAGGATCAGCGATCGGCGAAATCGGTACCGGAGCAGACGTTCCGCGGCGAGCCGCCGCTAGAGCTGAAGGGCGCCCAGATCGAGATCGCCAGCGACTACACGAAGAAGAAGCACGTGTTCAGAATCAA GCTATCGAATGGCGGCGAATTCCTGCTCCAGTGTCACGACGATGCGGAGATGCAGCAATGGGTAACCGCTTTGAAAGCACAATGCGAGCTTGACGCTAGCGGCGAAGGTCGTTCGCTAACGCTGCCCGCTTCCTCTCAGAAGGATGAACAGAAGAGACGGTCATTCTTTACACTGAAGAAAAA CTAA